A region of Chlamydiales bacterium STE3 DNA encodes the following proteins:
- a CDS encoding Uncharacterized protein (Product derived from UniProtKB/Trembl:F8L1L2) produces the protein MGYFILEKRKADALANGIFLVGLGILFYTGFWWPGILLVLFANLAIRQYFTHRIFDLMVTSVILLGLFLLSFFSLSWDVLMPVLFIFGGLYIILKEYFYAERKQKIEVIRPKDQEDGDV, from the coding sequence GCGCTGGCTAACGGAATTTTTTTAGTTGGCTTGGGAATCCTGTTCTATACTGGTTTTTGGTGGCCTGGAATACTACTAGTGCTATTTGCAAATCTTGCCATTCGCCAGTATTTTACCCATCGAATCTTTGATCTTATGGTAACCTCAGTTATCTTATTGGGTTTATTTCTTCTCTCGTTTTTCAGCCTGTCCTGGGATGTTCTGATGCCTGTCTTATTTATCTTTGGGGGACTCTATATTATTTTAAAAGAATATTTTTATGCAGAACGCAAACAGAAAATAGAAGTTATCCGTCCAAAAGATCAGGAAGATGGGGATGTCTGA